One genomic window of Cupriavidus sp. P-10 includes the following:
- a CDS encoding type II toxin-antitoxin system HipA family toxin, with amino-acid sequence MNGHLYVWFYRPHSPEPVLCGRLDLIGGRQCLFSYAPDYLQRKDAIALSPDLPLRDGKYSAPSGLELHPVFEDAGPDRWGRRVIDRAFNPRRRAAIDYLALAGEDRIGALGFADLADRYEVNHPLVFHRGDLPGLLEAARAVELQLPIDDRLRQLLRPGGTAGGARPKAIVDDEGSSWIAKFPAEGDEVDFCAIEHASLVLAQACGIEAPESRLVRLGTKNTLLVKRFDRKPGGDRIHFASARTLLLAEGIPEEQMSYADIAEVGRRYSPSPLDDCLQMFRRMVLNILIENTDDHAKNHAFLHQGGENWRLSPVYDIQPQLQGIPYQQLIVGDHGTDPTLENALSQATRFMLTPAEAHAEVEQLLDIVSGWRNTFAEAGVSEQDIEACARYMMRDTNLPPLPTRRRTRRSV; translated from the coding sequence ATGAACGGCCACCTGTACGTTTGGTTCTACCGACCTCACAGCCCTGAACCTGTGCTCTGCGGCCGCCTGGATCTGATCGGTGGTCGGCAGTGTCTGTTCTCGTACGCGCCTGATTATTTGCAGCGGAAGGACGCCATCGCGCTCTCGCCAGACTTGCCGCTCCGTGATGGCAAGTATTCGGCGCCGTCTGGCCTGGAGCTACACCCTGTCTTCGAAGACGCCGGACCGGACCGCTGGGGACGGCGCGTTATCGATCGGGCCTTCAACCCACGCAGACGTGCGGCGATTGACTACCTGGCCTTGGCCGGCGAGGACCGGATCGGCGCGCTCGGCTTTGCCGATCTTGCGGATCGGTATGAGGTCAATCATCCTCTCGTGTTCCATCGCGGGGATCTGCCAGGATTGCTCGAGGCCGCGCGCGCCGTCGAGCTGCAGCTGCCAATCGACGATCGCCTTCGCCAGTTGCTACGGCCAGGCGGCACCGCCGGCGGCGCTCGTCCCAAGGCGATTGTCGATGATGAAGGCAGTTCCTGGATCGCCAAGTTCCCAGCAGAGGGCGACGAGGTGGATTTCTGCGCGATCGAGCATGCCTCGCTCGTGCTGGCGCAAGCGTGCGGCATCGAGGCGCCGGAGTCCAGGCTTGTCCGTTTGGGCACGAAAAACACGCTACTGGTCAAGCGGTTTGACCGGAAACCTGGCGGCGACCGCATCCACTTCGCGAGCGCTCGCACGCTGCTGCTTGCCGAAGGCATCCCTGAGGAACAAATGTCCTACGCGGACATCGCGGAGGTCGGGCGCCGCTATTCACCCTCGCCTCTCGACGACTGTCTCCAAATGTTCCGACGCATGGTTTTGAACATCCTCATCGAAAACACGGACGACCATGCGAAGAATCACGCCTTCCTGCATCAAGGTGGCGAAAACTGGCGGCTGTCGCCGGTCTATGACATCCAGCCGCAATTGCAAGGCATTCCCTACCAGCAACTGATTGTCGGCGACCACGGCACTGACCCGACGCTGGAAAATGCCCTATCCCAGGCCACCCGCTTCATGCTCACGCCTGCGGAGGCACACGCTGAAGTCGAGCAGCTTCTGGACATCGTTTCTGGATGGAGGAACACCTTCGCGGAAGCCGGAGTTTCTGAGCAAGACATCGAGGCCTGCGCACGCTACATGATGCGTGACACCAACCTTCCCCCATTGCCAACGCGCCGTCGCACCCGAAGGAGTGTCTAG
- a CDS encoding helix-turn-helix domain-containing protein has translation MPRKASAVSTLPGPVSRSLIQLGLNLQVARKRRKETMAAFAERMQVSVPTLRKMEQGDPTVSVAVYAMALWLVGRVKWLPEIANPAADEVALDLEISRVQRPAAKSQSQWKKA, from the coding sequence ATGCCAAGAAAAGCCAGCGCCGTTTCCACCCTACCTGGCCCGGTCAGCCGGTCGCTGATTCAGCTCGGCCTCAACCTGCAAGTTGCCCGCAAGCGACGCAAAGAAACGATGGCGGCCTTCGCCGAGCGGATGCAGGTTTCCGTGCCAACGCTCCGGAAGATGGAGCAAGGCGATCCAACGGTGTCAGTCGCCGTTTATGCCATGGCGCTCTGGCTGGTCGGGCGCGTCAAATGGCTTCCCGAGATTGCCAATCCTGCCGCGGATGAGGTCGCGCTGGATCTGGAGATCTCCCGCGTGCAACGGCCTGCTGCCAAGTCGCAGTCCCAGTGGAAGAAAGCATGA
- a CDS encoding type II toxin-antitoxin system Phd/YefM family antitoxin has product MLTINMHDAKSQLSKLVDAVESGTEAVVIIARNGKPAAQLVPVPTFAPQRIGGAKGMLPSLEGLTLHKFNASDDEVAAMFLEGDE; this is encoded by the coding sequence ATGCTGACGATCAACATGCACGATGCGAAAAGCCAGCTTTCGAAGCTGGTGGACGCTGTCGAGTCCGGCACCGAGGCAGTAGTCATCATCGCTCGCAATGGTAAGCCGGCTGCCCAGCTCGTCCCCGTACCCACTTTCGCACCACAACGCATCGGCGGGGCCAAGGGCATGCTTCCGTCGCTAGAGGGACTGACTCTGCATAAATTCAACGCCAGCGACGACGAAGTCGCGGCGATGTTTCTGGAGGGCGATGAGTGA
- a CDS encoding type II toxin-antitoxin system VapC family toxin — translation MLLDTHIALWAVTGSTDLPAAAAAVIAEPTNDIFVSVVSLWEIGIKSAIGKLGFTATQANAAFDLCGYQSLVINKYHTSTLDALALHDDHKDPFDRMLVAQALHEGMTLLTADTKMTRYSPTTKVV, via the coding sequence GTGCTCCTGGATACACACATCGCGCTGTGGGCAGTGACCGGCAGCACTGATCTGCCGGCCGCGGCCGCGGCGGTCATTGCCGAGCCGACCAACGATATTTTCGTCTCCGTGGTCAGCCTCTGGGAAATCGGTATCAAATCGGCCATCGGCAAGCTGGGGTTCACAGCCACGCAGGCCAACGCTGCTTTCGATCTGTGCGGATATCAAAGCCTGGTGATAAACAAGTACCATACGAGCACCCTCGATGCGCTGGCGCTTCACGATGACCACAAAGACCCGTTCGACCGCATGCTAGTAGCGCAGGCCCTCCATGAGGGAATGACGCTGCTGACCGCCGACACGAAGATGACCCGCTACTCCCCGACGACTAAGGTCGTATGA
- a CDS encoding metallophosphoesterase family protein, whose amino-acid sequence MWWIPGNHDTDSDADYDNLFGSGLADRNLDGRVVTISGLRLAGLGGIFRGQVWMPPEASRVESATDYLAKCGKGNYWRGGLPRRHRSTIFPQTYNALLSQHADVLVSQEAPACHPHGFEAIDTLIEAMGVQRAFHGHHHESTTYPTTGPCRIFGLGACALATIEGEFLPSVLT is encoded by the coding sequence GTGTGGTGGATTCCAGGCAATCACGACACCGACAGCGATGCCGACTACGACAACCTGTTCGGCTCGGGCCTGGCCGACCGGAACCTGGATGGGAGGGTGGTCACGATCTCAGGCCTTCGGCTTGCCGGGCTCGGGGGGATTTTTCGGGGCCAGGTCTGGATGCCGCCCGAAGCCTCGCGCGTAGAGAGCGCCACTGACTATCTCGCCAAATGTGGGAAGGGGAATTACTGGCGGGGTGGTCTGCCGCGGCGCCATCGCAGCACGATCTTCCCGCAGACCTACAACGCGCTGCTGAGTCAGCATGCGGATGTCCTGGTCAGCCAAGAGGCTCCGGCTTGTCACCCACACGGGTTCGAGGCGATTGACACGCTCATCGAAGCGATGGGCGTGCAACGTGCTTTCCACGGTCATCACCACGAATCCACGACTTATCCGACCACAGGACCGTGCCGCATCTTCGGTCTCGGTGCGTGCGCGTTGGCCACGATTGAGGGCGAGTTCTTGCCCAGCGTCCTGACTTGA
- a CDS encoding IS6 family transposase, with protein MTKTKSLYHGHRFPAVVISQAVRWYFRFNLSLRDIEELLFERGVTVTYETIRRWCDKFGARFAHRAKAARRKPGGTWHLDEMFVTLRGEPYLLWRAVDEHGAELDILLQKRRDKAAAKRFFKRVLRSCPVPRKIVTDQLRSYPAAKAEIPELANVKHMFVKAAARVNNRAENSHQPTRERERRMRGFRAPKRAQAFLSSFGPIRQHFALKRHLLRASLYRKQLAARFVAWRELTEHAQNPLAPI; from the coding sequence ATGACGAAGACGAAATCGCTCTACCACGGCCACCGCTTCCCGGCGGTGGTCATCAGCCAGGCGGTGCGCTGGTACTTCCGGTTCAACCTGAGCCTGCGCGACATCGAGGAATTGCTGTTCGAGCGCGGCGTGACGGTGACCTACGAGACGATCCGTCGCTGGTGCGACAAATTCGGCGCCCGCTTTGCCCATCGCGCCAAGGCCGCGCGTCGCAAACCGGGCGGCACATGGCACCTGGACGAGATGTTCGTGACACTCCGCGGCGAGCCGTACCTGCTGTGGCGGGCGGTCGACGAGCACGGTGCCGAACTCGATATCCTGCTGCAGAAGCGACGCGACAAGGCTGCCGCCAAACGTTTCTTCAAGCGCGTGCTGCGTTCCTGCCCAGTGCCGCGCAAGATCGTCACCGATCAGTTGCGCAGCTATCCTGCGGCGAAAGCCGAGATCCCGGAGCTGGCGAACGTCAAACACATGTTCGTCAAAGCCGCCGCCCGGGTGAACAATCGGGCAGAGAACAGTCACCAGCCGACCCGCGAACGGGAGCGGCGCATGCGCGGCTTTCGCGCCCCGAAGCGCGCGCAGGCGTTCCTATCGAGCTTCGGCCCCATCCGGCAGCACTTCGCGCTCAAGCGACATCTGCTGCGCGCCTCGCTTTATCGCAAACAGCTTGCCGCACGCTTCGTTGCCTGGCGCGAATTGACCGAACACGCCCAAAATCCGCTGGCCCCTATCTGA
- a CDS encoding ATP-binding protein produces MRLQSVSIRNFRCYRDEITVAMSDLTTFVGKNDIGKSTVLEALEIFFNNETVKIDASDANVHNEDKTVAITCEFSDLPTTLTLDAGAETTLEAEFLLAANGSLKIRKSFDCSKKTVSAEVSILAHHPTTSGVADLLELKERDLQRRVDDQKLPVARKGNPGMRQALWAAAGDLHLKEVEIHVTKPKEDSKRIWDQLEPHLPLFALFQSDRSSRDSDGEVQNPMKAAVAAAIAEVQDDIERIQLKVREKAEQIARTTHEALKTIDPGLARELTPQFAPPTAAKWTGLFSVSLDTDDGIALNKRGSGVRRLILVSFFKAEAERRLRNGTTRNIIYAIEEPETAQHPNNQRILIESFKTLAAERGCQVILTTHSPGFASELPTESIRFVTRGNDLKPEIQTGADVFGNVAETLGVVPDSRVKVLLCVEGPTDIIALKCLSRALHAADQTVLNLESDPRVAFVLLGGSTLKHWVAAHYLRQLNRPEVHIYDSDVATYGAAIDAVNKRTDGSWGVLTAKHEIECYLHADAIKEAFGVDVVVADQPGADGKAVPKLFAEVYSAQQRFDGVMKDTQAKIRLADKAFPLMTAERVAARDSAGEVLGWLRRLRAML; encoded by the coding sequence ATGCGGCTGCAATCTGTGTCGATCCGAAATTTCCGCTGTTATCGTGATGAAATCACGGTAGCCATGTCAGATCTGACGACGTTTGTTGGCAAGAACGACATCGGGAAGTCGACTGTCCTCGAGGCGCTCGAGATCTTTTTCAACAACGAGACAGTCAAGATCGACGCCAGCGACGCTAACGTCCACAACGAAGACAAGACCGTCGCCATCACGTGTGAGTTTTCCGATCTGCCCACAACATTGACTCTCGATGCCGGCGCAGAGACGACTCTGGAAGCAGAGTTTCTGCTCGCTGCCAACGGTTCGTTGAAGATTCGCAAGAGCTTTGATTGCAGCAAGAAGACGGTGTCGGCAGAGGTCTCGATCCTGGCACACCATCCCACAACTTCTGGTGTCGCGGACCTGCTTGAACTGAAAGAGCGAGACCTGCAACGTCGGGTGGATGATCAGAAACTACCTGTCGCCCGCAAGGGAAATCCAGGCATGCGGCAGGCCCTTTGGGCGGCGGCAGGCGACCTCCATCTGAAGGAAGTCGAGATACATGTCACGAAGCCGAAGGAAGACAGCAAGCGCATTTGGGACCAGCTCGAGCCACATCTACCACTATTCGCCCTGTTCCAAAGCGATCGGAGCAGTCGGGATTCGGATGGGGAAGTACAAAATCCGATGAAGGCCGCGGTCGCCGCAGCGATTGCGGAGGTGCAGGACGACATTGAGCGCATCCAGTTGAAAGTACGTGAGAAGGCCGAGCAAATCGCTCGGACAACACACGAGGCACTGAAGACGATCGATCCGGGTCTTGCTAGGGAACTGACTCCGCAGTTTGCGCCGCCCACTGCAGCGAAATGGACCGGACTCTTCTCTGTGAGTCTGGATACTGACGACGGAATCGCTCTGAATAAGCGGGGAAGCGGGGTCAGGCGACTTATCCTGGTCAGCTTCTTCAAGGCGGAGGCGGAACGCAGGCTGCGCAATGGTACCACTCGGAACATCATCTATGCGATCGAAGAACCGGAAACCGCTCAGCACCCGAACAACCAGCGCATCCTGATCGAATCGTTCAAGACGCTGGCGGCCGAGCGGGGCTGCCAAGTCATCCTGACCACCCATAGCCCCGGTTTCGCTTCCGAACTGCCAACGGAAAGCATTCGATTTGTGACGCGCGGCAACGACTTGAAGCCAGAGATTCAGACGGGCGCTGACGTCTTTGGCAACGTCGCGGAAACCCTTGGCGTCGTACCGGACAGCCGCGTCAAGGTCCTTCTCTGCGTCGAGGGTCCAACCGATATCATCGCGCTGAAATGCCTTAGCCGTGCGCTGCATGCAGCAGATCAGACCGTGTTGAATCTTGAGAGCGATCCGCGGGTGGCCTTTGTATTGCTAGGTGGGTCCACCCTCAAGCACTGGGTTGCCGCACACTACCTGCGCCAGCTCAACCGTCCCGAGGTCCATATTTATGACAGCGACGTTGCCACGTATGGCGCGGCGATCGATGCCGTCAACAAGCGCACCGATGGCTCGTGGGGTGTATTGACCGCGAAGCATGAGATCGAATGTTATCTCCATGCCGACGCCATCAAAGAGGCGTTTGGTGTCGACGTAGTGGTGGCCGATCAACCCGGCGCCGACGGCAAGGCAGTGCCCAAGTTGTTTGCAGAAGTTTACTCCGCGCAACAGAGGTTCGATGGGGTGATGAAGGACACGCAGGCAAAGATCCGCTTGGCCGACAAGGCTTTCCCGTTGATGACAGCGGAACGGGTGGCAGCCCGGGATTCGGCTGGCGAAGTACTCGGCTGGCTTCGCAGACTTCGCGCAATGCTCTGA
- a CDS encoding porin, with translation MKSTYGIKCRSAALTLGAWLACGAAQAQSGVLLYGGVDANLEYVNHFSTVTPSAENGFSTGPGTSVYRLNSGGLSGSRFGMRGTEELGGGLNAIFVLEGGFALDNGMMQQGGRLFGRQAFVGFDDKGIGTFTFGRQYISWFDALANFSPTAFSTQYEPIVAQIGMDFRSDNTLKYTGVFGPLTASANWSFGNGFLGNGEVPGQFRRDTGYGAALTYDSGPFSATVGYNQYNPTLTTAGDTGRFKKAAIAASYSFDGRAKLMAGYRWGQSRGADGSTVLRDDFYWAGANYNLTQGIELTLGYYYDDIKKFGDRSMKNPWQISFIADYRLSKRTDVYLTTAYAKNAGLNFDTSAVSFINGYFLGTGQSSMFGAAVGIRHNF, from the coding sequence ATGAAATCGACGTATGGGATCAAATGCCGCAGTGCCGCGCTGACGCTGGGTGCGTGGCTTGCCTGTGGCGCTGCGCAGGCTCAATCCGGTGTGTTGCTGTATGGAGGGGTCGACGCAAACCTCGAGTATGTCAATCACTTCTCGACCGTGACGCCGTCCGCTGAAAACGGATTCAGCACGGGTCCTGGTACGAGCGTCTACCGCCTGAACTCGGGTGGCTTGTCGGGCTCGCGCTTTGGCATGCGGGGAACCGAAGAGCTTGGTGGCGGCCTGAACGCAATCTTCGTGCTGGAAGGCGGCTTCGCCCTGGATAATGGCATGATGCAGCAAGGGGGGCGCCTGTTTGGTCGCCAGGCCTTTGTCGGCTTCGATGACAAAGGAATTGGTACCTTCACCTTTGGTCGCCAGTACATAAGCTGGTTCGACGCGTTGGCGAACTTTTCGCCGACAGCCTTCTCAACGCAGTATGAACCGATCGTGGCACAGATCGGCATGGACTTCCGCTCTGACAACACATTGAAGTACACGGGGGTATTCGGCCCCCTGACTGCAAGCGCCAACTGGTCGTTTGGCAACGGGTTCCTCGGCAATGGCGAAGTCCCAGGACAGTTTCGTCGCGACACAGGCTATGGCGCTGCATTGACGTACGATTCTGGCCCCTTTTCCGCAACCGTCGGGTACAACCAGTACAACCCTACGCTGACCACGGCGGGCGACACTGGTAGATTTAAGAAAGCCGCCATCGCCGCAAGCTACAGCTTCGACGGGCGCGCCAAGCTGATGGCTGGCTACCGCTGGGGTCAGAGCAGGGGTGCCGATGGCTCAACGGTTTTGCGTGATGACTTCTACTGGGCGGGCGCCAACTATAACCTCACTCAGGGAATTGAGTTGACCCTGGGCTACTACTACGACGACATCAAGAAGTTTGGCGATAGGAGTATGAAGAACCCTTGGCAGATCTCGTTCATCGCCGACTACCGTCTTTCCAAGCGGACTGACGTCTATCTGACGACCGCATATGCAAAGAATGCAGGCCTGAACTTCGACACGTCAGCAGTCAGCTTTATCAACGGTTACTTCCTCGGTACCGGTCAGAGTTCGATGTTCGGCGCCGCTGTCGGCATCCGCCATAATTTCTGA
- a CDS encoding ABC transporter permease: protein MNAPHTMSALWLRAWALLTLAFLLIPVAIVLPMSFSSANALTFPPPGWSLRWFQVLLSDADWIDAFSNSALIATLTASAAVVLGSLASYGLGRGQPRWRAMAEANLMLPLIVPGVIIAIALYFFYARWNLLGTIAGLVLAHTLLAIPFVVMVLNTAIRGFDIRMEQVAWSLGANWSQTMRRVVLPTLAPNLAAAWIFAFVISFDEVIVSVFLAGTINTVPKKMYNDLMLEITPTITAVATVLITTTALVLLLVRWLTQRKP from the coding sequence ATGAATGCGCCACATACAATGTCTGCGCTTTGGCTCCGCGCCTGGGCCTTGTTGACCCTCGCCTTCCTGCTGATTCCGGTGGCCATCGTGCTACCCATGTCATTTTCTTCTGCAAACGCCCTCACCTTTCCCCCACCGGGATGGTCCCTTCGATGGTTTCAGGTTCTATTGTCAGATGCTGACTGGATTGATGCTTTTTCCAACAGCGCACTGATCGCGACGCTGACCGCCAGCGCGGCGGTCGTGCTCGGTAGCCTGGCGAGCTATGGCCTGGGTCGCGGGCAACCAAGATGGCGCGCGATGGCCGAAGCCAATCTGATGCTGCCACTGATCGTGCCGGGCGTCATTATCGCGATCGCGCTGTATTTCTTCTACGCGCGCTGGAATCTGCTCGGCACGATCGCCGGTCTGGTTCTCGCGCACACCTTGCTCGCTATTCCGTTCGTGGTCATGGTTCTCAATACGGCGATCCGAGGCTTCGATATCCGCATGGAACAGGTGGCATGGAGCCTGGGGGCGAACTGGTCGCAGACCATGCGACGGGTGGTGTTGCCGACGCTGGCGCCCAATCTGGCAGCGGCCTGGATCTTTGCCTTCGTAATCAGCTTTGACGAGGTCATCGTGAGCGTTTTTCTCGCGGGCACGATTAACACCGTACCGAAGAAGATGTACAACGACCTGATGCTGGAGATCACACCGACCATCACCGCAGTGGCGACCGTTCTGATTACCACGACGGCGCTAGTCCTGCTTCTTGTACGTTGGCTGACGCAACGGAAGCCATGA
- a CDS encoding ABC transporter permease, whose translation MPDANGWRALPLLALFLIVFDYSLGGLLAKSVHGGTGLTLHYFKEAWTTKAYFRVFVDTLQVSLIATSVCVLLGYPLAYWMRGLDERRRAVVMTLVLMTFWVSILVRTYAWIVVLGNAGLVNRALLATGLIREPLTLLYSEVGVTIGMANVLLPFLLLPLLTAMLRIDDRLLQAAASLGASRRQIFWRVFFPLSLPALGVCVLLLFMLSLGFYITPAILGGGKVPLLGNLLDTLINETSEWALAAAISTALLAFALGVFAVFLRLNRMTETKS comes from the coding sequence ATGCCCGACGCAAACGGCTGGCGCGCTCTGCCGCTGCTTGCCCTCTTCCTGATCGTCTTTGATTACTCATTGGGCGGTCTGCTGGCGAAGTCGGTGCACGGTGGTACTGGTCTCACCCTCCATTACTTCAAAGAAGCGTGGACGACGAAGGCGTATTTTCGTGTTTTCGTGGACACCTTGCAGGTGAGCCTGATCGCGACGAGTGTTTGCGTTCTTCTTGGATATCCATTGGCGTACTGGATGCGCGGGCTCGACGAGCGCCGCCGCGCTGTGGTCATGACTCTGGTGTTGATGACATTCTGGGTGAGCATCCTGGTGCGCACCTATGCGTGGATTGTTGTCCTGGGAAACGCGGGCCTGGTGAATCGGGCGCTATTGGCCACGGGCTTGATCCGTGAGCCATTGACGCTTTTGTACTCAGAAGTCGGCGTCACGATTGGCATGGCCAATGTACTGCTGCCTTTTCTGCTGTTACCTCTCCTCACTGCCATGTTGCGGATCGATGATCGACTGCTGCAGGCGGCGGCGTCACTAGGCGCATCCAGGCGGCAGATCTTCTGGCGCGTCTTCTTCCCGTTGTCATTGCCCGCGCTGGGTGTGTGCGTCTTGCTGTTGTTCATGTTGAGCCTTGGCTTCTACATCACCCCGGCCATTCTCGGCGGGGGCAAGGTGCCACTTCTGGGCAACCTTCTTGACACGTTGATCAATGAGACGTCCGAGTGGGCGCTCGCGGCCGCAATATCAACGGCGTTGCTCGCTTTTGCACTCGGCGTCTTTGCGGTCTTCCTTCGCCTGAACCGAATGACGGAGACAAAATCATGA
- a CDS encoding extracellular solute-binding protein produces MNRRDFLLSAPAASLVVACPKVFAAAPTSIRLIDSGGTTGESIAAAYIPPFTKKYGVRVVREAPSSLGKLRAMVESGRINAALFELGSSTLAQARELNLLEKLDWTAIHPDPMFPEARDDYGMGYQYFSTVMAWRDGNPAPKTWADFFDVQHFPGKRCMSAYPHYTLPFALLADGVDPASLFPLDVDRAMRKLESIKSHVSVWWKTGTQPLQLLKDNEVQYAVTWSAGIEREPGIRSTFNQGMYDIAWLVVPRGQPPATKDLAMKFLHEVTVAKNQMVAAKVLPLSGNSPQLEGLLGAKAFQSFPTAKANLQAQFRQNAQWWQKNGPEVNKVWSNFLLNA; encoded by the coding sequence ATGAACCGTCGCGACTTCTTGCTGTCCGCCCCCGCAGCCTCCCTGGTCGTAGCCTGTCCCAAGGTATTTGCGGCAGCACCCACGAGCATTCGACTGATTGACTCGGGAGGGACCACTGGTGAATCCATTGCCGCCGCCTACATTCCACCCTTTACCAAGAAGTACGGTGTGCGGGTGGTTCGCGAGGCCCCCTCGTCGCTGGGCAAGCTGCGTGCAATGGTGGAAAGCGGCCGTATCAATGCGGCGCTGTTCGAGCTTGGCTCGTCAACCCTGGCGCAAGCACGCGAACTCAACTTGCTGGAGAAGCTGGACTGGACGGCAATTCATCCCGACCCGATGTTCCCTGAGGCCCGCGATGACTACGGCATGGGCTATCAGTATTTCTCCACAGTCATGGCGTGGCGCGATGGCAACCCGGCGCCAAAGACATGGGCGGACTTCTTCGATGTCCAACACTTTCCTGGCAAGCGATGTATGTCTGCTTATCCGCATTACACGCTGCCATTCGCCTTGCTGGCAGACGGCGTGGACCCGGCGAGCCTGTTCCCTCTTGATGTCGATCGTGCCATGCGAAAGCTCGAAAGCATCAAGAGCCATGTCTCTGTCTGGTGGAAAACAGGAACACAACCTCTGCAACTGCTCAAGGACAACGAAGTCCAGTATGCAGTGACCTGGTCGGCCGGTATCGAAAGGGAGCCGGGAATTCGCTCAACCTTCAATCAAGGCATGTACGACATTGCCTGGCTTGTCGTACCGCGCGGACAGCCCCCCGCCACCAAAGACCTGGCCATGAAGTTTCTGCATGAGGTGACCGTCGCGAAGAATCAGATGGTCGCGGCAAAAGTGTTGCCTCTGAGTGGCAACAGCCCGCAACTGGAAGGCCTCCTGGGCGCCAAGGCGTTCCAGTCCTTTCCCACCGCAAAGGCCAACCTGCAGGCCCAGTTCAGACAGAACGCCCAATGGTGGCAGAAGAACGGACCGGAAGTGAACAAGGTCTGGTCGAACTTCCTCCTGAACGCTTGA
- a CDS encoding ABC transporter ATP-binding protein, whose amino-acid sequence MLPLKGDSSGAASPRSNSITLEGLGKSYGSTTVLHEIDLHVKPGELFTILGPSGSGKTTLLSLIAGMAVPSRGRLLIGDRDVTALEPAQRGVGVVFQNYALFPNLSVFDNVAFPLSIRRRPRHEIAEKVNEMLERVQLTGVRDRRPSQLSGGQQQRVALARALVFRPSIVLLDEPLGALDRQLRERLQVELKELQRSLGVTMILVTHDQEEALSLSDRLAIIDKGRLQQVAPPNEAYLRPSNPFVATFLGMANFVETPDGGQAVVRPERLRINREQDGFGVSGHVRHTVYLGPSIRQHIALDGGGEMVANIPATAPAASISPGERVHASWRAEDAWPCT is encoded by the coding sequence ATGCTCCCCTTGAAGGGAGATTCCAGTGGCGCGGCATCACCGCGCTCCAACTCGATCACGCTGGAAGGGCTGGGCAAATCCTATGGCAGCACGACGGTGCTGCATGAGATCGACCTGCACGTTAAGCCGGGTGAGCTCTTCACCATCCTGGGTCCCAGCGGATCTGGAAAAACAACGTTGTTGTCCCTGATCGCGGGGATGGCGGTACCCAGTCGCGGCCGGCTGTTGATTGGCGACCGTGACGTCACCGCGCTTGAGCCGGCTCAGCGAGGCGTTGGCGTGGTGTTTCAGAACTACGCGCTCTTTCCCAATCTCTCGGTTTTCGACAACGTGGCCTTTCCGCTCTCGATCAGACGCCGCCCAAGACACGAGATCGCCGAGAAGGTCAACGAGATGCTGGAAAGAGTTCAACTCACGGGAGTCAGGGACCGGCGGCCTTCGCAACTTTCAGGCGGTCAGCAGCAGCGGGTCGCGCTTGCGCGTGCACTGGTATTTCGGCCATCGATCGTGCTGCTGGACGAGCCCCTGGGCGCACTGGACCGGCAATTGCGCGAACGCCTGCAAGTTGAATTGAAGGAGCTGCAGCGTTCTCTTGGCGTAACCATGATTCTGGTCACACACGACCAGGAGGAAGCGCTGTCTCTTTCCGACCGCCTGGCGATCATCGATAAAGGGCGACTACAACAAGTAGCGCCTCCGAACGAAGCCTATCTGAGGCCTAGCAATCCATTCGTCGCGACCTTTCTCGGCATGGCGAATTTCGTCGAAACACCCGATGGCGGGCAAGCCGTCGTGCGCCCTGAGCGGCTCAGGATCAACCGGGAACAAGACGGCTTCGGTGTGTCGGGCCATGTTCGTCACACCGTCTATCTGGGGCCATCCATACGCCAGCACATCGCCTTAGACGGCGGTGGCGAGATGGTGGCCAATATCCCGGCCACCGCCCCTGCCGCAAGCATTTCCCCCGGGGAGCGCGTCCACGCTTCCTGGCGTGCCGAAGACGCCTGGCCTTGCACCTGA